The genomic stretch TGCGTGTGTGCGATTGATTAAAGATATTTGACTATCGGTATGGGTAAGTAAATGCTTACACGTATTTTTACCAATTTTACCTAATCCATAAAGTAGGATATTTTTTTCAGAAGTATTTTCAATATTGTCTAACAGATATTTCACGGCAGCATAGGCAACCGAAGTTGTTCCCATGCTAAACTGGGTACAGGATTTCACTTCTTTGCTAGCTTGAAGAACGGTATTGAATAAACGATCAAGATATACGTTTACCGTTCCCATATCGCGGGCTTGTTGAAAGGCAAGTTTTAACTGACCAGCGATTTCGTGATCACCTAAAATTTGACTATTTAAACCAGACGCTGTACGGAAAAGATGATTAATTGCCTGCGTATCTTTATGGATGATAGCAACTTCCGAAAATACATCCATGGATCCTTGGCAGTGCTTTAATAAAAGATTAATAAGCTCATAGGGATGATGTGCAAAGCCCATGATCTCGGTACGATTACAGGTGGAAAGTACGAAAAGTGCGTTCAAGCCCAGTGATTTTGCTTCTTTTAAAAGTGCCTCTTGCGCTGCATTATTTAAGCTAAAACGCCCTCTAATATTAGTATTAGCTTTTTCATAGCTAATTCCAACATTATAAAGTGCAAGGGTTTTTGCTGGCGTTGGTTGCATAGTCAAATATCCTTTTACAGTAAAGTAAATGTCTAAAAATAAGGGGAATAAAATAGCACCAAAGTAATTTCATATCAAACTATTTCTAAT from Actinobacillus delphinicola encodes the following:
- the hemA gene encoding glutamyl-tRNA reductase → MQPTPAKTLALYNVGISYEKANTNIRGRFSLNNAAQEALLKEAKSLGLNALFVLSTCNRTEIMGFAHHPYELINLLLKHCQGSMDVFSEVAIIHKDTQAINHLFRTASGLNSQILGDHEIAGQLKLAFQQARDMGTVNVYLDRLFNTVLQASKEVKSCTQFSMGTTSVAYAAVKYLLDNIENTSEKNILLYGLGKIGKNTCKHLLTHTDSQISLINRTHATALKFQEELPNLIVHEESHLVNAIQANDILIVSTGADKPTITPDLISPERSLTILDLSIPENVAPEIKNFSNVTVMNVDALSKVTDATIENRQAKIPLVEKIIDNYQQEFLDWVAQRKLSPTIQALKQAFTDIQQKEIAGAARNIENFNPEQANVLSGRIIQKILNQFVTYLKDPNTSIDSSTQLIQDIFNLTESNQYEHH